In the genome of Cellvibrio sp. KY-YJ-3, one region contains:
- a CDS encoding carboxylesterase/lipase family protein → MNNNKTPQPTHVKNAQENSSVIDRRQLLKAGALGSLLLAGSASRVYGASDEYPIATTRSGKIRGNSQQGIKVFRGIPYGGDTAKTRFAPASPELPWEGVRDALDYGAAAPQRGNEEAMSEDCLFLNVWTPALRDGKPRPILFYIHGGGYDTGSGASGLYDGTNLCLRGDVVVITVNHRLNAFGYWYLAQLEERGLGSREFAASGNVGQLDLIQALQWVKQHAAEFGGDANNITLFGQSGGGAKIASLMATPAAAGLFHRAFTMSGQQVTAAGPRAATQRAQLLLDTLKLSPGQLARLKTLPMEDIIAATQHTKDPSRIENNRLYFGPVLDNHVLHQHPFYPQAPAQSRHIPMVIGNTKDETRAFLGGDPKNHNLTWQELPVRLEVSQYSDVNPQVVIDTYRQLYPQYTPSQVFFAATTAGRSWPGAIQEAEARARQGAPAYVYQFDWGSPLDDGKWGAFHSIDIAMVFDTIHHPQARTGHSPAAQKVADQLSEALIAFANTGNPSHKGIPRWKPYSLEKRETLVINETSQLVNDPRGGERKLYAQVPFVQRGTF, encoded by the coding sequence ATGAACAATAACAAGACCCCGCAGCCAACACACGTCAAGAATGCTCAAGAAAACAGCTCTGTGATTGATCGCCGCCAATTGCTCAAAGCCGGGGCTTTAGGTTCGCTGCTACTGGCAGGCAGCGCCAGCCGCGTCTATGGCGCCAGCGATGAATACCCCATCGCCACTACTCGCAGCGGCAAAATTCGCGGCAACAGCCAGCAGGGCATTAAGGTGTTTCGTGGTATTCCCTACGGCGGTGATACCGCCAAAACCCGGTTTGCCCCCGCGTCACCCGAGTTGCCCTGGGAGGGAGTGCGCGACGCGCTGGACTACGGCGCTGCAGCGCCCCAGCGCGGCAACGAGGAGGCGATGTCGGAAGATTGCCTGTTCCTGAATGTCTGGACTCCCGCCCTGCGCGATGGCAAGCCCCGGCCCATATTGTTTTACATCCACGGTGGCGGTTATGACACCGGTTCCGGCGCCAGTGGTTTGTACGATGGCACCAATCTCTGCCTGCGTGGTGACGTGGTGGTAATCACCGTCAACCATCGCCTCAACGCCTTTGGCTATTGGTATTTGGCGCAATTGGAGGAACGCGGGCTGGGCAGCCGTGAATTTGCCGCCTCGGGCAATGTCGGCCAGCTGGATTTGATTCAGGCGCTGCAGTGGGTCAAGCAACATGCAGCTGAGTTCGGGGGCGATGCCAACAACATCACCCTGTTTGGCCAATCGGGCGGCGGCGCTAAAATCGCCAGTTTGATGGCAACCCCCGCCGCCGCAGGCTTGTTTCACCGCGCCTTCACCATGAGTGGCCAGCAAGTGACGGCCGCTGGCCCGCGCGCTGCCACCCAGCGTGCACAGCTATTGTTGGACACACTCAAGCTATCGCCCGGTCAATTGGCCCGACTGAAAACCTTGCCGATGGAGGACATAATCGCCGCAACGCAGCACACTAAAGACCCGTCGCGCATTGAAAATAATCGCCTCTACTTTGGCCCGGTGTTGGACAACCATGTACTGCACCAACACCCCTTTTACCCGCAAGCGCCCGCCCAATCGCGCCATATCCCCATGGTGATTGGCAATACCAAAGACGAAACCCGCGCCTTTCTCGGCGGCGATCCCAAAAACCACAACCTGACCTGGCAGGAACTGCCCGTAAGGTTGGAAGTCAGCCAATATTCCGATGTAAACCCGCAGGTGGTAATCGACACCTATCGCCAGCTTTACCCGCAGTACACGCCCTCGCAGGTATTTTTTGCTGCCACTACCGCCGGCCGCTCCTGGCCCGGAGCGATCCAGGAAGCCGAAGCCCGCGCGCGTCAGGGCGCACCGGCCTATGTTTATCAATTCGATTGGGGTTCACCGCTCGACGACGGCAAATGGGGTGCGTTTCACTCGATTGATATCGCCATGGTGTTCGACACCATCCATCACCCACAGGCGCGCACCGGTCACTCGCCTGCCGCGCAAAAGGTGGCCGATCAACTGAGCGAGGCGCTGATCGCCTTCGCCAACACCGGCAACCCCAGCCACAAAGGCATCCCGCGCTGGAAGCCTTACAGTTTGGAAAAGCGCGAAACCTTGGTGATCAACGAAACCTCGCAATTAGTTAACGACCCGCGCGGCGGCGAGCGAAAACTCTACGCGCAAGTACCTTTTGTACAGCGGGGGACTTTTTAA